A genome region from Anopheles stephensi strain Indian chromosome 2, UCI_ANSTEP_V1.0, whole genome shotgun sequence includes the following:
- the LOC118504163 gene encoding DENN domain-containing protein 5B isoform X3: protein MCDKTNGHGGMADGGGGRNVTSEAGTNNGGSSTDSVRNLTESPGPGGQRLGQNDSVQQQFTRFADYFVICGLDLDSGLEPDLFAGDSLHCSPLDSAYKSKPLAHYPEHVAWNPFDAHGICMLSLPQGLRFRTQKHNIEPRFHAFATTREDGKRCYGFSLVFYEEVRNRQICSAMHTLQSMFITEISSSQQPPPGTLRRVKESPVSRSLPRHFKIAAQAPASALSYYDVTKDKLYVAKSLSLVCQVPYAHVAELFLQNLYRCLPRHPGSRLSLESYVYNILYEVSTPPPGKSIRIYIPPEEPHLPPIATILQRPAQKDELPFMDFPLRLLFTYLGVECVIQLFTCVLLESQVLLRSTDYQKLTIVAECITSLLFPFQWPHVYAPILPASLHHFLDAPVPFVMGLHADSDSSVRIGSEANLCYVDIDKKSVQLPEELPSFPHRHDFISEITAVLDKYSVPRDRSLDPPSILSPKNLLKDHDMMTASCTLPSGMHVRRKHSLHDLLDWDRPNSPDMPLPPTAVPARPDVRQRIVDIVRRSGGDEVDSGGPNEVMPSAKQKQPLSTLEQYYEDLRLNNALREIFLNRFVQMFAAYEHFVILPNQSKDEWLTNRESLHNFDKASFLSDQPQHHRPFLSRFLESQMFATLIDNKIMLSWGDDLNGCPLVDSLNGDMEYSLKLFDSRIKILRKRYGGESMIRTANYEPCILASQTQKLLDKRLQTVDMEVAPPSEILDKRAPYYRSFPLLEKSVLNQECVSRGNSLRRVKNGSTKWKVKEISLDGGTTNLPGLSKDADGNKSNRNSANLSGAEISPALLAQANWTFVEKLLKDIKSKTKRMLLEKMGTEAIELGLSGEASVTGVEENTMIASLCDLLEKVWSHGLISKQGKSALWTHLAAYLEIKDCQNPGKHQMENSYLTPDLSSLAIEPQLPPPSPTRGRSKSRERKSLGPEQLRPLPESLEFDIRNILAMTDIKTHIGYARAWVRLALEKKVLSRHLRTLLSDAALLRQLYKRSAFVRCDDEVEQFLYHLLTLNAVDYFCFTNTYPTTKLPYRVVIFPSKKSSAATTSANVWIAISGSLGETQIINVPRHSLEFVFHHKTLGILTSLRIGHDDTGMSSKWLVEHVVIRNEVTGHTYKFPCGRWLGRGIDDGSIERLLIGQLVPRTVDSEELVEACRTPPRTRSPSIQRPEVRPSDIQHMLGDCVNAIVKWHYRPSRDRDASSLTNLLCGENGLVKCLEQAFLCGFRSSRLFGRNFYLWDYFVRVKEQFEICLVEESVETVRGGGGGGGGSGASSSPPTSGSSPESPPQGTSHHLAGTGGGGVGGGNGAGVALSPVARQELSAVWHCYCHLMDEINNVKQTLGKDGRFQLFICLSLREHLLHRMLVPMAYTRVTAEMYEEQSFMRKKGLLTFLRQILEPLDEFHIVLENSITQGIGSHC, encoded by the exons GCGATAGTCTCCATTGCTCGCCGCTAGACAGTGCGTACAAAAGCAAACCGCTCGCCCACTACCCAGAGCACGTCGCGTGGAATCCCTTCGATGCGCACGGTATCTGCATGCTGTCCCTGCCGCAGGGTTTGCGCTTTCGCACCCAAAAGCACAACATCGAGCCACGGTTCCACGCGTTTGCGACGACGCGCGAGGACGGCAAACGCTGCTACGGGTTCAGCCTGGTGTTCTACGAGGAGGTTCGCAACCGTCAGATATGCAGCGCCATGCACACGCTCCAGTCGATGTTTATAACGGAAATTTCCAGCTCGCAGCAACCACCGCCGGGAACGTTGCGCCGGGTGAAGGAAAGCCCGGTTAGCCGTTCCCTGCCGAGACACTTTAAAATAGCGGCCCAGGCACCGGCATCCGCGCTCAGCTACTACGACGTCACGAAGGATAAGCTGTACGTGGCCAAGAGCCTATCGCTCGTCTGTCAGGTGCCGTACGCACACGTGGCCGAGCTATTTCTGCAGAATCTCTATCG TTGTCTTCCGCGACATCCCGGTTCCCGGCTGAGCCTGGAAAGCTACGTGTACAATATCCTGTACGAGGTGTCAACACCGCCACCGGGCAAATCGATACGAATATACATACCGCCGGAAGAACCACACCTACCTCCGATCGCCACCATCCTCCAGCGTCCGGCCCAGAAAGACGAACTGCCCTTCATGGACTTCCCGCTGCGGTTGCTGTTTACCTATCTCGGTGTCGAGTGTGTCATCCAGCTGTTCACGTGTGTGCTGCTCGAGAGCCAAGTGTTGCTCCGGTCGACGGACTATCAAAAGCTCACGATCGTGGCGGAGTGTATCACTTCGCTGCTGTTCCCCTTCCAGTGGCCGCACGTGTACGCCCCCATCCTGCCTGCCTCCCTGCACCACTTCCTCGATGCGCCGGTCCCGTTCGTGATGGGGCTGCATGCCGATAGCGATAGCAGTGTGCGTATCGGTAGCGAGGCAAACCTGTGCTACGTGGACATCGACAAGAAGTCGGTACAGCTGCCGGAAGAGCTACCCTCCTTTCCGCACCGGCACGATTTCATCTCGGAAATAACGGCCGTGCTGGACAAGTACTCGGTGCCGCGCGATCGTTCGCTCGATCCGCCCAGCATACTCAGCCCAAAGAATCTCCTCAAGGACCATGACATGATGACGGCGAGCTGTACGCTCCCGTCCGGGATGCACGTTCGCCGGAAGCATTCGCTGCACGATCTGCTCGACTGGGACCGGCCGAACTCGCCCGACATGCCACTGCCCCCGACCGCCGTACCGGCCCGCCCGGACGTACGGCAAAGGATCGTTGATATTGTGCGGCGCAGCGGTGGGGATGAGGTGGACAGCGGTGGACCGAACGAGGTCATGCCGAGTGCCAAGCAGAAGCAACCGCTCTCCACCCTCGAACAGTACTACGAAGATCTGAGACTGAACAATGCGTTGCGCGAAATTTTCCTCAACCGGTTCGTGCAGATGTTTGCCGCGTACGAGCATTTTGTTATACTTCCAAATCAG AGCAAAGATGAGTGGCTAACGAACAGAGAATCGTTGCACAACTTCGACAAAGCATCGTTTCTGTCGGACCAACCGCAGCACCATCGTCCGTTCCTGTCCCGGTTTCTCGAGAGCCAAATGTTTGCCACGCTGATCGACAACAAGATCATGCTTTCGTGGGGTGACGACCTGAACGGATGTCCGCTGGTCGACAGCTTGAACGGTGACATGGAGTACAGCTTGAAGCTGTTCGACTCAAGGATAAAAATTTTACG TAAGCGTTACGGTGGCGAAAGCATGATCCGAACCGCCAACTATGAACCATGTATACTAGCGAGTCAAACGCAGAAGCTGCTGGACAAACGGTTGCAGACGGTCGATATGGAGGTTGCGCCACCGAGTGAAATCCTGGACAAGCGTGCACCCTACTATCGGAGCTTCCCGCTGCTGGAGAAATCCGTCCTCAACCAAGAATGCGTCTCGAG AGGCAACAGCTTGCGACGGGTGAAGAATGGCAGCACAAAGTGGAAGGTGAAAGAGATATCTCTGGACGGTGGCACAACCAACTTACCGGGACTGTCCAAGGATGCGGATGGGAACAAATCGAATCGCAACTCGGCCAACCTGTCCGGTGCTGAAATTAGTCCGGCCCTGCTAGCACAGGCCAACTGGACATTCGTGGAGAAGCTGCTTAAG GACATCAAGAGCAAGACAAAGCGAATGCTGCTGGAAAAGATGGGCACGGAAGCGATCGAGCTCGGTCTCAGCGGGGAAGCATCGGTAACGGGTGTGGAAGAGAACACCATGATCGCTTCGTTGTGCGATCTGCTGGAGAAAGTTTGGTCCCACGGGTTAATTAGCAAGCAGGGCAAATCGGCCCTCTGGACGCATCTGGCAGCGTATCTGGAGATAAAGGATTGTCAAAACCCGGGAAAACATCAGATGGAAAACAGCTATCTCACCCCAG ATCTTTCATCGTTAGCCATCGAACCGCAACTTCCACCGCCTTCCCCAACGCGTGGTCGGTCCAAATCGCGCGAACGTAAGAGTCTTGGTCCCGAGCAGCTGCGACCACTTCCGGAATCGCTAGAGTTTGACATCCG CAACATCCTTGCCATGACGGACATTAAAACGCACATCGGGTACGCCCGTGCCTGGGTACGGTTGGCACTGGAAAAGAAGGTCCTCTCGCGCCATCTGCGCACGCTACTGTCCGATGCAGCACTGTTGCGCCAGCTGTACAAACGGTCCGCCTTTGTGCGGTGCGACGACGAGGTGGAACAGTTCCTGTACCATCTGCTGACGCTCAACGCGGTAGACTATTTCTGCTTCACCAACACGTACCCAACGACCAAGCTCCCGTACCGGGTGGTTATCTTCCCGTCGAAGAAATCGAGCGCTGCCACAACGTCGGCGAACGTTTGGATTGCGATATCGGGCAGCCTCGGGGAAACGCAGATCATCAACGTGCCGCGACACTCGCTGGAGTTTGTGTTCCAT CACAAAACGCTCGGCATCCTAACGTCCTTAAGAATCGGGCATGATGATACGGGCATGTCATCGAAATGGTTGGTAGAGCATGTCGTTATACGGAACGAAGTTACCGGTCACACTTACAA ATTTCCCTGTGGCCGATGGCTTGGTCGGGGCATAGACGACGGTTCGATCGAGAGGCTGCTGATCGGCCAGCTTGTGCCCCGCACGGTGGACAGCGAGGAGCTGGTGGAGGCGTGCCGAACGCCGCCCCGTACCCGCAGCCCTAGCATACAGCGGCCGGAGGTACGCCCGTCCGACATACAGCACATGCTGGGCGATTGCGTGAACGCCATCGTCAAGTGGCACTATCGGCCGAGCCGGGACCGGGACGCCAGCTCACTAACCAACCTGCTGTGCGGTGAGAATGGGCTGGTAAAGTGTCTCGAGCAAGCGTTCCTGTGTGGGTTCCGTTCGTCCCGGCTGTTCGGTCGCAATTTCTACCTTTGGGATTACTTCGTACGGGTGAAGGAACAGTTCGAGATTTGCTTGGTGGAGGAATCGGTCGAGACGGTGCggggtggcggcggcggtggtggtggtagtggtgccTCCAGTTCGCCACCGACCAGTGGTTCGAGCCCAGAATCTCCACCGCAAGGTACCAGCCATCATCTGGCCggcactggtggtggtggcgtcgGTGGTGGCAACGGTGCTGGTGTTGCTCTCTCTCCGGTCGCACGCCAGGAGTTGTCGGCCGTGTGGCACTGCTACTGTCACCTGATGGACGAGATCAATAACGTAAAGCAAACGTTGGGCAAGGATGGTCGGTTCCAGTTGTTTATCTGTTTAAGTTTGAG GGAACATCTCCTGCACCGGATGCTGGTGCCGATGGCGTACACACGCGTGACGGCCGAGATGTACGAGGAGCAGAGCTTCATGCGGAAGAAGGGCCTGCTAACATTCCTGCGCCAAATATTGGAGCCTTTGGACGAATTTCACATCGTGTTGGAAAACTCAATTACACAAGGT
- the LOC118504163 gene encoding DENN domain-containing protein 5B isoform X2, whose product MCDKTNGHGGMADGGGGRNVTSEAGTNNGGSSTDSVRNLTESPGPGGQRLGQNDSVQQQFTRFADYFVICGLDLDSGLEPDLFAGDSLHCSPLDSAYKSKPLAHYPEHVAWNPFDAHGICMLSLPQGLRFRTQKHNIEPRFHAFATTREDGKRCYGFSLVFYEEVRNRQICSAMHTLQSMFITEISSSQQPPPGTLRRVKESPVSRSLPRHFKIAAQAPASALSYYDVTKDKLYVAKSLSLVCQVPYAHVAELFLQNLYRCLPRHPGSRLSLESYVYNILYEVSTPPPGKSIRIYIPPEEPHLPPIATILQRPAQKDELPFMDFPLRLLFTYLGVECVIQLFTCVLLESQVLLRSTDYQKLTIVAECITSLLFPFQWPHVYAPILPASLHHFLDAPVPFVMGLHADSDSSVRIGSEANLCYVDIDKKSVQLPEELPSFPHRHDFISEITAVLDKYSVPRDRSLDPPSILSPKNLLKDHDMMTASCTLPSGMHVRRKHSLHDLLDWDRPNSPDMPLPPTAVPARPDVRQRIVDIVRRSGGDEVDSGGPNEVMPSAKQKQPLSTLEQYYEDLRLNNALREIFLNRFVQMFAAYEHFVILPNQSKDEWLTNRESLHNFDKASFLSDQPQHHRPFLSRFLESQMFATLIDNKIMLSWGDDLNGCPLVDSLNGDMEYSLKLFDSRIKILRKRYGGESMIRTANYEPCILASQTQKLLDKRLQTVDMEVAPPSEILDKRAPYYRSFPLLEKSVLNQECVSRGNSLRRVKNGSTKWKVKEISLDGGTTNLPGLSKDADGNKSNRNSANLSGAEISPALLAQANWTFVEKLLKDIKSKTKRMLLEKMGTEAIELGLSGEASVTGVEENTMIASLCDLLEKVWSHGLISKQGKSALWTHLAAYLEIKDCQNPGKHQMENSYLTPALAWTVMRKRMDYLSSLAIEPQLPPPSPTRGRSKSRERKSLGPEQLRPLPESLEFDIRNILAMTDIKTHIGYARAWVRLALEKKVLSRHLRTLLSDAALLRQLYKRSAFVRCDDEVEQFLYHLLTLNAVDYFCFTNTYPTTKLPYRVVIFPSKKSSAATTSANVWIAISGSLGETQIINVPRHSLEFVFHHKTLGILTSLRIGHDDTGMSSKWLVEHVVIRNEVTGHTYKFPCGRWLGRGIDDGSIERLLIGQLVPRTVDSEELVEACRTPPRTRSPSIQRPEVRPSDIQHMLGDCVNAIVKWHYRPSRDRDASSLTNLLCGENGLVKCLEQAFLCGFRSSRLFGRNFYLWDYFVRVKEQFEICLVEESVETVRGGGGGGGGSGASSSPPTSGSSPESPPQGTSHHLAGTGGGGVGGGNGAGVALSPVARQELSAVWHCYCHLMDEINNVKQTLGKDGRFQLFICLSLREHLLHRMLVPMAYTRVTAEMYEEQSFMRKKGLLTFLRQILEPLDEFHIVLENSITQGIGSHC is encoded by the exons GCGATAGTCTCCATTGCTCGCCGCTAGACAGTGCGTACAAAAGCAAACCGCTCGCCCACTACCCAGAGCACGTCGCGTGGAATCCCTTCGATGCGCACGGTATCTGCATGCTGTCCCTGCCGCAGGGTTTGCGCTTTCGCACCCAAAAGCACAACATCGAGCCACGGTTCCACGCGTTTGCGACGACGCGCGAGGACGGCAAACGCTGCTACGGGTTCAGCCTGGTGTTCTACGAGGAGGTTCGCAACCGTCAGATATGCAGCGCCATGCACACGCTCCAGTCGATGTTTATAACGGAAATTTCCAGCTCGCAGCAACCACCGCCGGGAACGTTGCGCCGGGTGAAGGAAAGCCCGGTTAGCCGTTCCCTGCCGAGACACTTTAAAATAGCGGCCCAGGCACCGGCATCCGCGCTCAGCTACTACGACGTCACGAAGGATAAGCTGTACGTGGCCAAGAGCCTATCGCTCGTCTGTCAGGTGCCGTACGCACACGTGGCCGAGCTATTTCTGCAGAATCTCTATCG TTGTCTTCCGCGACATCCCGGTTCCCGGCTGAGCCTGGAAAGCTACGTGTACAATATCCTGTACGAGGTGTCAACACCGCCACCGGGCAAATCGATACGAATATACATACCGCCGGAAGAACCACACCTACCTCCGATCGCCACCATCCTCCAGCGTCCGGCCCAGAAAGACGAACTGCCCTTCATGGACTTCCCGCTGCGGTTGCTGTTTACCTATCTCGGTGTCGAGTGTGTCATCCAGCTGTTCACGTGTGTGCTGCTCGAGAGCCAAGTGTTGCTCCGGTCGACGGACTATCAAAAGCTCACGATCGTGGCGGAGTGTATCACTTCGCTGCTGTTCCCCTTCCAGTGGCCGCACGTGTACGCCCCCATCCTGCCTGCCTCCCTGCACCACTTCCTCGATGCGCCGGTCCCGTTCGTGATGGGGCTGCATGCCGATAGCGATAGCAGTGTGCGTATCGGTAGCGAGGCAAACCTGTGCTACGTGGACATCGACAAGAAGTCGGTACAGCTGCCGGAAGAGCTACCCTCCTTTCCGCACCGGCACGATTTCATCTCGGAAATAACGGCCGTGCTGGACAAGTACTCGGTGCCGCGCGATCGTTCGCTCGATCCGCCCAGCATACTCAGCCCAAAGAATCTCCTCAAGGACCATGACATGATGACGGCGAGCTGTACGCTCCCGTCCGGGATGCACGTTCGCCGGAAGCATTCGCTGCACGATCTGCTCGACTGGGACCGGCCGAACTCGCCCGACATGCCACTGCCCCCGACCGCCGTACCGGCCCGCCCGGACGTACGGCAAAGGATCGTTGATATTGTGCGGCGCAGCGGTGGGGATGAGGTGGACAGCGGTGGACCGAACGAGGTCATGCCGAGTGCCAAGCAGAAGCAACCGCTCTCCACCCTCGAACAGTACTACGAAGATCTGAGACTGAACAATGCGTTGCGCGAAATTTTCCTCAACCGGTTCGTGCAGATGTTTGCCGCGTACGAGCATTTTGTTATACTTCCAAATCAG AGCAAAGATGAGTGGCTAACGAACAGAGAATCGTTGCACAACTTCGACAAAGCATCGTTTCTGTCGGACCAACCGCAGCACCATCGTCCGTTCCTGTCCCGGTTTCTCGAGAGCCAAATGTTTGCCACGCTGATCGACAACAAGATCATGCTTTCGTGGGGTGACGACCTGAACGGATGTCCGCTGGTCGACAGCTTGAACGGTGACATGGAGTACAGCTTGAAGCTGTTCGACTCAAGGATAAAAATTTTACG TAAGCGTTACGGTGGCGAAAGCATGATCCGAACCGCCAACTATGAACCATGTATACTAGCGAGTCAAACGCAGAAGCTGCTGGACAAACGGTTGCAGACGGTCGATATGGAGGTTGCGCCACCGAGTGAAATCCTGGACAAGCGTGCACCCTACTATCGGAGCTTCCCGCTGCTGGAGAAATCCGTCCTCAACCAAGAATGCGTCTCGAG AGGCAACAGCTTGCGACGGGTGAAGAATGGCAGCACAAAGTGGAAGGTGAAAGAGATATCTCTGGACGGTGGCACAACCAACTTACCGGGACTGTCCAAGGATGCGGATGGGAACAAATCGAATCGCAACTCGGCCAACCTGTCCGGTGCTGAAATTAGTCCGGCCCTGCTAGCACAGGCCAACTGGACATTCGTGGAGAAGCTGCTTAAG GACATCAAGAGCAAGACAAAGCGAATGCTGCTGGAAAAGATGGGCACGGAAGCGATCGAGCTCGGTCTCAGCGGGGAAGCATCGGTAACGGGTGTGGAAGAGAACACCATGATCGCTTCGTTGTGCGATCTGCTGGAGAAAGTTTGGTCCCACGGGTTAATTAGCAAGCAGGGCAAATCGGCCCTCTGGACGCATCTGGCAGCGTATCTGGAGATAAAGGATTGTCAAAACCCGGGAAAACATCAGATGGAAAACAGCTATCTCACCCCAG CCTTAGCGTGGACTGTCATGCGGAAGCGGATGGATT ATCTTTCATCGTTAGCCATCGAACCGCAACTTCCACCGCCTTCCCCAACGCGTGGTCGGTCCAAATCGCGCGAACGTAAGAGTCTTGGTCCCGAGCAGCTGCGACCACTTCCGGAATCGCTAGAGTTTGACATCCG CAACATCCTTGCCATGACGGACATTAAAACGCACATCGGGTACGCCCGTGCCTGGGTACGGTTGGCACTGGAAAAGAAGGTCCTCTCGCGCCATCTGCGCACGCTACTGTCCGATGCAGCACTGTTGCGCCAGCTGTACAAACGGTCCGCCTTTGTGCGGTGCGACGACGAGGTGGAACAGTTCCTGTACCATCTGCTGACGCTCAACGCGGTAGACTATTTCTGCTTCACCAACACGTACCCAACGACCAAGCTCCCGTACCGGGTGGTTATCTTCCCGTCGAAGAAATCGAGCGCTGCCACAACGTCGGCGAACGTTTGGATTGCGATATCGGGCAGCCTCGGGGAAACGCAGATCATCAACGTGCCGCGACACTCGCTGGAGTTTGTGTTCCAT CACAAAACGCTCGGCATCCTAACGTCCTTAAGAATCGGGCATGATGATACGGGCATGTCATCGAAATGGTTGGTAGAGCATGTCGTTATACGGAACGAAGTTACCGGTCACACTTACAA ATTTCCCTGTGGCCGATGGCTTGGTCGGGGCATAGACGACGGTTCGATCGAGAGGCTGCTGATCGGCCAGCTTGTGCCCCGCACGGTGGACAGCGAGGAGCTGGTGGAGGCGTGCCGAACGCCGCCCCGTACCCGCAGCCCTAGCATACAGCGGCCGGAGGTACGCCCGTCCGACATACAGCACATGCTGGGCGATTGCGTGAACGCCATCGTCAAGTGGCACTATCGGCCGAGCCGGGACCGGGACGCCAGCTCACTAACCAACCTGCTGTGCGGTGAGAATGGGCTGGTAAAGTGTCTCGAGCAAGCGTTCCTGTGTGGGTTCCGTTCGTCCCGGCTGTTCGGTCGCAATTTCTACCTTTGGGATTACTTCGTACGGGTGAAGGAACAGTTCGAGATTTGCTTGGTGGAGGAATCGGTCGAGACGGTGCggggtggcggcggcggtggtggtggtagtggtgccTCCAGTTCGCCACCGACCAGTGGTTCGAGCCCAGAATCTCCACCGCAAGGTACCAGCCATCATCTGGCCggcactggtggtggtggcgtcgGTGGTGGCAACGGTGCTGGTGTTGCTCTCTCTCCGGTCGCACGCCAGGAGTTGTCGGCCGTGTGGCACTGCTACTGTCACCTGATGGACGAGATCAATAACGTAAAGCAAACGTTGGGCAAGGATGGTCGGTTCCAGTTGTTTATCTGTTTAAGTTTGAG GGAACATCTCCTGCACCGGATGCTGGTGCCGATGGCGTACACACGCGTGACGGCCGAGATGTACGAGGAGCAGAGCTTCATGCGGAAGAAGGGCCTGCTAACATTCCTGCGCCAAATATTGGAGCCTTTGGACGAATTTCACATCGTGTTGGAAAACTCAATTACACAAGGT